The genomic stretch TGCCTCCCCAGGcccatgtgtttgtgtgttcaCCCACCAACACAGCATTTCAAGATCATAGGTTGCTCTGGTTTTACTGCACCTGATCCAATTGCTCCTTCAAGTTATGGCCTCTGTCCAGCATCTGTGGCTGTTGTCAAAGTTAATGCAGAGTCCATCTTTGCTGTTCCAATTGCAGGTGATAAGACCCTCTGGAAACTATTCTGTCAGTAGCTGATGGCCCTCACAAATTGGTGGCAGATGTTGGTGTGGAGGTTATTGATTGCTGAGACATGAGCCATCAGAGCTCCTTGTGATAGCAGTGGGATGAAGCAGCTGCTCTGTTATAGAGCTTCTGTCTCTCAAATGATCCAAAATTAGGGCATACACATCTGGGGATAAAAATAACTCCCTGATCTTGTTCAGAATGGTGTTAATGAGTACAGTGGAACAAAGCTTAATTTTCTCTATATGGGCTTAGCATTAGAATGAAGAAATATGATTTGTATTGCTATCTCGTCCAGTTAGCTGGAATGTGAAGTCCTGTATTACACAAGGTTATTTCAGCAAAGTGCTGTGTAACTACAGGTGCTGGTCAGAGTACACGTGAGACGTGTTGCTGTTTCACTCACTGTCAGCAAGAACCCAGAAAACATAGGCAGAATCACATAGTCAGAGACTGGCAAACTCCCAAGGTATGGAGAACTCTTTACTGCCGTTCTTTTACGCTCAGGTGTTGCCTATAGGTCCAAATACTATTTGGACTAGACTAGTTTAGCAGCCAGAGCAGTCACTGACATGCAAAAGGAATGGATATATGTATGTTCCAcatcccagcagctggaatAGGAGGCTTTGTATCTTTAAAgaggttattttattttacttctatCAGGAATTTTGCCAGCTGGGCTATACTGCCGTtagaaaaaacctccaaacaccaacaaagaaacaagcaaaagccCCATAACCCCCCATTTATTAAAATCCCAGGGCAAACCAGGGCACACTCAGACGTGTTCCTCATGGAACGAACGGAGTCtctcattcctgcttttccagctcaTTGTAGACTGTTGTCTTTTTGGCTGGGAATTCCACCTTGAGAGAGATACAGCCTAAATATACAATTTGAGGAAACTTTATAGCATTTTCTCAGCAGTTTAATTTGCCATAATAAtatcaataaaatgaaaaagagccCTTGGAAGATGGGAACTTTTGCCTGGACTCAGAGCTAGACAAcgaaatattatatatatttttccagctccacctTAAATACAATTCACATAGAGGGAGAGGGCAAGACCCTGGAAGACACTGCACAAAAGAGTATTTATTTGTTGTGGTGAGCCATGATCAGCCAAATTAAGTGGACCAAAAGGTCCATTGGTTTGATGCTTCCACAGCCCAAAAGCCTTGAGCATTCAAAAGGttgtgaaaaatatataaaccaTTGGCCGCAGCCCTCCTCTccccttatttctcatatttggttGTCTTTCCAGAGAGTTCTATGTCTCTCGGTAGCTAATTGGCCCTTGTTACTCCTCCCCGCCTACCCCCTCtcccatttgctgtaatttGGTAACACCCCCTGGCTGATGTTCCATTGGTTACTGTGTGTTTCCCACGCCCATATGGTGGGGTACAAGACCCCCTGCAAGCCACGTTTCTTCAGCTTTCCCTGTGGATTTTCCTCTCCAGTAAACCCTCTTCCCCCACGAAGAAGTCCCTCCACTTCTTTCCCACCTCCTTCGCGTGTCCTCGCCATCGGTGGGCAAGGGGAACCTGAGCGGGTGCTGCGCTTCGCCTGCCCTGCTGCGCTGCAATCAGTCTCCATCCTCCCTGTTTGGAGCAGGCAGAAGGTTGCCCGGTGCCAGGACAGTGTGCTAGCCGGATGGCACCACGGCATTTATTAGCTAAAGTGACACAAACACATTTCATGAATGTACCTGCAGAGGGaagatgaaacaaaatgttACTCTGTCTTTTTGTAGTGTATCAAATTTTACTGTACAACACagaactgctggaaaaaaattgtttcagtgGATAATGACCTCTTACTCCTCTGattaaaaatgatttttcttcagactgattatttatttactctttATTTCAGAGAGGAGACAATTATGAGGAGttcacagattttattttttcaaaaacaattCAACTTTGGCCAAGAATTTGGTTTATAGAAAAGGTATTGTTTGATCCCTGTCAGAACAGTATTCTGgtactgttttcttttaaatcttcaATGCCCCTGTACTTTGGGGAGGGAGGCTGATCTTCTTTGGGAATGTGACCTTCACTCACAACTATTCCATTATCTTCCTTACCAAAAAGCCTGACCGACTGGAGTTTAACAAAACTCCAGTTTTGtcaagttttaattttttttttgcatggggaaaaaacaagcaCAACCAAAGCAACAAGTCTCCTCTCTCCCCTGAAGACTCTAACCATGAAAAGGTTAGCCAGAATCTAATAAGAAAATTCCCAATCCTACAGCAGGAGAGGATGAAAATAGGACTTGAGGCCTgggacaaaatgaaaaaatgggGACAGGCTTTCAAAGCCCATGTAACTTATACCTGTGAGTGGGGCAAGGAGAAAGCTGACTTGGTGGGTCTGATAAGGTTTGAAGCAATCTGTTCCTGAACTATTTGGTCTTATCCTTGTGCCTGTAATCCATTTTTCATTGCAGGCAGTGAAGTTGCAGAGATGAGAGATCTGGTTAAAGTTAAACACAGCTGCCATATGTTTCTTTGCAGGGAAGAAGGTGAGAGAGGTATTGAAtgagaagacaaagaaaaatagttCTGTGGGGGCCTTTGGCAAGTTTTCAGCATCTTGCTGTTCAGGGGAATCAGCTTGTTCCTGATTCTGTGCTCTGCcttccatttttcatttttctttcttgcatcCTGGTGTCAGAAGCATCACTCATGTCATGCATGAAGAAAGAATGAGAGAGTCCTCAGCTCCCTGCATGGAACAATGGTCTTTATCCCTTTACCAGAAAACTGAGAGATGTAATAATCTCTGATTCTTCAACTTTTGTTCTGGTAggtaagttgtgctgctgctgaacagaAGGGAATTGAGATATTTCAGCTCTATGGAAGAAATTCTGAGCACAAGGCTCTATTTATGCAGTACATTACAGGAATATGAGAAAAGGTATGGAGAGCCCTGAGGGTCTCACATGCATTTGTGGAACAAAAACTTATGAatggagaagaaagcaaaaattgaCAGTAAAGAATGGCAGAAAGTGTAATTTAATTGAAATACAATATAAAATCTTATTTATGTTAAATATGAATTACAGGGGGCTTTATTAAAATGCTATCATCACTCCATTAGGTATTAGAATGAATAAAGGTGATTGTTCCCAGTAAGTAAGAATGTGACACTGAGTTGCATTTTATCAACATATCCATATGTCACACTGAGAAGTCCTTCCAAATGAATTTGGTAGCAATCCCTCAGGAAGattaaatactttcttttcaaGGTACTGGAAACTGATTTGCCATTCAGGTCTTCCTGGTCACTAAGCGAACATCAGAAATTAAGAAGCATCTCTATACATAGTCCTAGCAAGCCTGGTTGTTAAGGCATTAAAcctgttggtttttgttttttttaagctgaaatagaaatgttgatcaaaatattttctgggaaGCAGGTTTATTACTGCAAGGTCTGGACCCTTTTATTTCTCAGTGTAGTCAAAATATCTTGTACCGAGGCTTTAGGTTGATAGACTAGGTATGAAATGAATCATATGTATGTGTAAGGTGATGTTATGTGAGGGCACTTCATTCTGAAAGCTCTTATTTTCATGTACTACCCTTTATTtgctaattttttctttactcatCTCTTTGTTTCTGCCCTAAGCTTGTCAAATACTGGCCATCCATAAAAGATTCATTTGGTGTGAACACATCTTAATTATTCCTTGGCAATGAGCCTGTGGGCAGCCTCTGTGGAATTGCCATGCAGTGCCACTGGTAACAGTAAAAGCCATCACAGATTTGGGCTGCTAAATTGGAAGCACCTCCAGTAACACTGAATCCTGTTGTCTCAGGTGGTACGAAGACCAGGTCCAATTTCCACAATTGCTGGCTAACAACAAAGGATCCAGTTTACAGTGTTCAGTAGCCTTTCCTCTTTGCTTATCTTTGCTTCATCATTGGAACATTGCTAATGAGCCATTAGGCTGCTGCTGGCCTCCAAACAGTCCTACACATCAAAGTCCTATGGCCCACGAAAGGCCCCTTGGAACAGCTTCTCTACAGCTATCAAAACTTAGGGGATCCACTGTCCTTCTGGTACCCTCCAGGTTTCGCCATTTTGAGGTGTCATTTTGACCTAATAACGTATCACCTGAAGACCTTTTCTCACTGACAGGAGTGATCTTTGAAAAAAAGGAGTGGCAGTGGCAAGAttgttggacttgatgatcctgcaGGTTTTCTTCAACCTTAatggttccatgattctattACAATACTTGTTATACCAGGCATATCCTCTCAATACTCTTTACCCAGGGATATgttaagataaaataaaaattgtatgaagaacaaagcagaagtATTCACATTTGGTACCAGCTGGGTGGAAGGCAGGTCATCCAACAGCAAATAGCCATTAGATGTTTATAATCTGCCCAGAATTTTTAAGAATACCATGCCTTAGATCATAGAGCGGTGCACAGGTCCACAGCAGCAACCACAGGGTAATGTTTCTTCAGAGAGAATAATTGTTTGATTTCTCATTTGAAGATTGACTCCTTCTTAGATCTATCAAAAGCTTCTCTTCGTTTGCTTTTTAATGCAAACACCAGCAGTATATCTTTTAGGGTTTGTATGCTCTACTAAGAAAAATTCTAGCTGACTATTCCTTTTTGATCTACATTCTTATGAAAGCAACATAATTGGCAATTCTAAAAGTTCATGGTatcttgaaaaagaagaaaaatatgagaagagccttttaaatgctgaaaattaCAACTTTAATTATAaagttattaatttcttttattttcatatttttttttcaattcaaaaTATAGTAGATTTACACCATCAGTGTATTAATAGCTTTTGTAAATACAAACATCATAGTCAGCTTTAACATAAAATCAGCAGTAGGCTTTGGATGCTGTTTTCCTCTATTCTTGTCATAGCAATGCTGCAATCCAAATAGACTTTAGTACAACATATCAGATACTTTCCATCATACATACAGtttgaaacaacagaaaaggtgtGAAGGCAAGAAGTTATGCTGAAAGATCAGCACTTATAAAGATTGTACTTTAATTTAATGTGTTTCTTTCTGACATGGgtggaaatacaattttttttgcaggaaGGGTAAATATAGTCAGTGAAATGCTTGTCCCACTGAATTCAGTGGGATTTTGtcccaaacacacaggaaataGACATGTAGAATAAGGATTCCTTATTTCCAGTCACTGACAATACCACTGTCTTGAATTATAGAAGGATGTCTACTACAACAACTATTTAACTTCTTTGTAATATATGGTTGGAATTTTTGCTCACCatctatgttttatttttatattattaacTTCCTTTATTTACCCAAATTTCCAGACACCAGATGTGGGTCCGTTGATTGTTCAGGGattctttaattttctgtcCTGAATGAACAGCTGCTGTGAGGCTTCTGCACTTTCTAAACATACAAAGCTTTCTTATGTGAAGAACTGGGGGATTTTAGAAAATGCAATAAATACCTTTTAATGTGAGTATTCTTTTGGTGTGTATGTACCATCATTTTTTGATTGGACTTGAACACACAAGGAATCCAAACATCTCATTTTATTCAAAGAAAACCTCTCATATAATTCAAAGAAATTTGTTGTCAGCAGTTACACTGAGCAAATACCCTTTGATTTCTCCAAACAGCAATATCTATTTTTTTTGATGAAAAGCTTCTCTCCATCCCTATTGGCATCTGATTACCTTCTCTTGCTCTGcacatttttaatgattttctcTGCATCTTGTCTCAGGGTTTCCTCTGTTCTGTGAGGGATTCTTGCAGGCTTTAGCAGTGCAGTACTTTCCTGCTTATCCCTGAACTGTAAATGTTTCAGCACTTTGTCTGCATTCCTTGTTGAAAGACAATagtcctttttatttccctgtacTGACGCACCGCAGTGATCCCTAGATTCGATTTAAGAGAAAGCTTGATACTGAGAAATCCCATAGTCCTATTTTTAATAGGGTTACAAAATTATTTGGTCTTGgtattctaaaaagaaaaaaattacatatatgTATGTCTATATATGTCTTGTTTCCTCGACAAGGGGCTGACTAAATGCTCCTCAGGCCTGTGTTAATGTGCAATGGCACATTGGACCTGGGGAAAACCTGGAACAATAGAGGCCAAGCCCCAGAAAAAATGCATACCAGGTCCATGGTCTGGTTGGCCAGATACACATTTGGGACTGACTTCTTTCGGACAGAATTACTCTGCTGAGCTGTAATAATGCTTCAGGGGCTGAGATGGGTGCAGGGGAGGACTGTCAGTTATGCtcataaaattagaaaaaattgaGTTTCAGTTGTTAAGGCAGAATGTCAGAATATTGAACCTGTGAAAACTCTTTTCAAAGAGTGACAAAAAGAAATGACTTAAAAGGAGATTAATTCCCCTTTGCAAGGGATTATTTTTATCAGTGAGAGAATTTGAAAGCTTCATGCACCCACTCTTAAAGCTCACCAATATCACCAGAAATACTGTGTTTaatctctttcattttcatataTCATAAAAAAATGTCCTGTGTTCCTACAGgatcatatttattttctgtcttccaaCTTCAGCAAATATTGGTCATTTTGGAGCATTGCTTTCCCATACATCATTGAAAGATGGCTTACTTACGCCTGTAAGTGTGGACCTATGACTTCCCATGCAAAGTGGGATTCAACAAGTTTTCACAGGGCATTAAGGCATGAGGACAGAGGGATCATCATAATGCTCCCTTGTTTAATGAGCACTGGAGGCTTATAGCACTAAATTTAACAAATACAGAACTTGCAGTGCCATTTTTAACAAAcatgttttctgtaaaaatgtgCCATATGTGATCACTCTGTGAATCCGTCtcagatcaggttggtcaaatTTGCTCAAATTTGACATAGGATTGGCAATCCAAAATGAAAAcctttttgaaaatgtttactGGCTAGCAGAGAAGGGCAGAACACCTTCATTgataaaaatagataaataaatacataagtAAATGGCTAATCCCTTACCATAGAGAAGGCAGTAGAGATCCAGATGGGAGCTGGGGGACTGCAAGCAAGAACAGCAGTCACAGCTGAGGAGATGGGGCACCAAAGAGCTGTAGGACAACAGGCCACAGCATTAGAGGGACCCTACATAAAAgtattgggggggggggggggggggggcgggaagAAGAATCTGTTTCATTAATTATTCTATTCAGGCAGCAAATTGCAAAAATCATTTCACCATCAGTGATGAAACGCTATGGCTGCCAACTGAGATGTCTCAGCACTGTACATGTTTGTTTTAGCACAGCATGCTGCTTGCAGAAGGATGTTTTGCTAATTAGTTTTGAAAGTTATAGGAAGTTCACAATGCACTCTTTTTACAACTAAATTGAATGACTCAAGACAGTAGAGTTATTGTATGAGCGAAAAACAGAGGATGGGGCCATTAGAGTCTGCCAAGTCACCACATATCATGAGCTTTCTTCATTGCAAAGCAaagtttttcctgaagaaaacaaagaaacagacaaTCTCCATAAACCATTTATTCTCTCTGTTGAGTGTGCTTGAGTAATTTCTAAATACACAAAGCCCTGAAACCCAGAAGGACACAGTAAATAAATAACCTCACTGAAACCATAGCTCGTGCCAGAATTGCTGCTGACCAACTATTCAAAGTGGCTCATTACCAATAGGGAAGCTGTTCCTGAATGCTTGGAGTGTTTGTCAGCCTAGATAAATAGGGAAAATGGGATAAAGATTGTTAATTAAGCTACTAAGAAGAGATGTAGTCAGAGACCAAAAGTTGCATTCAGTTCAGATTTAGGGGAGGCAGTGACACAAAGTCTGAAGTTGTCTGAACTGGTAAGAATTGGCTGAGGTACTCTGAACCCATGCTGTACCACCAGAAAATCTGGCCTCTATAATTCCAGTGTGGCACTTTGTCTAAGTCTAccacataatttaaaatactcaCACCCACACCAAAAGAGACACTAAGTCAGGTTCCTGTGTGTAACAGGTATGACACAGGTGTCTAATTAAAATCTGCAGGCTCAACTTGCAAAAGCCAGAATTTTATGACTGGGGAGAGAGGCAGGAATTTATTTCCTATGTCTATCAAAATTTCCTCTAAAGTCAATTTTCTTTAACAGTTATAATAATGTTACACGTTCTGAATGCATGAAAGGGGACAAAAGGCTGGTAGTCCTCTATAGGTCCTGCTAGGGCTGGAAGAAAGTTCTTTGGTGTTCCCACACTTTATGTGGGAGGTGCAGCAAATCTCAAGTCACCCCAGTTATACTTTTCTCAGaggaaatatttacattttcatcGAACTGGAGGGCCAGGGGTCTTCAGTTTTATAAACTCAGTCTCACAGTTAAgatcagtgatttttttctaacaCTTGTcctagagaaataaaatacctCCTATTTCAAAAGTagtaaaaagattaaaatattaatgtgtCTTGGAAGGAGACAGGTGCAtaatatcaaaataatttggGCTCTGCCAGTGCTatgttttgtgcattttttacTGCAGTAGCCACAGAATACAATGTGGCTGTCCAATGGTATGTTACAAAAAGTATCTTAAGCATTTAATACATTTGGCACGAGTTTCATATTCTTTGGTTAAAATGCTAACGCACACGGATTTAAGATCCAAAAGCAAAGGTATTGGAATTCTAAAAATACTTCCGAGTCCATCTTCTTCGAGTACTGAGGAAGGACTGAGATTGTGattgaaagacaaaaatatcttGTTTTTTCAGTTGGGGTCCTCAGAGTCTTGTCTTGCTCAGATCTCTTACAGCATTTTTGTGACCAATGTCAGTAATCGACACTGGAGTCCAGGAGCTTTCTGAGCTTTGGTGCCAAGAAGTGAGCACAAGTGATCAGCAACAGTGTCTTCAAAGCGCAGCTGTAGATGActttatatatatgtacacacatatatagatcaaagcacaggaaaaaatacatcaaGTTGAGCAGAGCTCATCAGTATCTTATTTGTTATCTTGTATTTCTCCACCTCTATTTTCAGTAGTCCAGGGCACCATGACAGCTGTGGATGAGCAGGTGCAGAGAACAATTATCCTATTTCTGGAGCAAACTGTGGGCTTCATTTAAGAAGCCAACTTACTGGGGTAAAGAAACTCATCACCGTTGATTCTTAGGTGAGGAATAAGATCTTTTCATGCAGCCCACCATGAATAATCTATctgtctatttatttatttatttatttgtaataaaGCATTGATGGTCAGTGTAATTCTCTGGTCTAGCACACTGCAAAGGATATACAGAAGCCCTACAGAGTGAGAAACAAAGCCAGAGGGATGCAGTTAATCTGAACAAGCTTCTTTATAGTGACAGTCATATGGTTGCATTTGTGAATAATGTATTGGTATCTGCACCAGAACTGAATTCCTCTCCCTGCAAAAATCCACAatcctgctggtgggcactCAGAggattttcaaatgcaaaataaataaataaatactcagGCAAAAATATCTTGCATGAAAAAATGTAGCTGAGCTCCATTGTTTCAAGGGGCCTGCTCAAACCAGGATGCTTTACCTTTTAATATCTATCTATGCATGTGTGCCAAGAACCTGCTGACTAATTGGAATCATATTTGTACATCCACTGGCTATTATATACTACATTGTAAATTCCAGCGTTTTGCAGTTCTCAAGCTGCCGTGCAGAGAAAGTCAGTAATAAATCCTTCATTCTtactttttccatgttttccaagagttttatttctttgaagtgtctttgatttttttatagatataaaattcaaaaattaaaaaaaaaaatcccagtgtaaatccccaaacaaacaaaataaactcCCCTGTTCcaataaaaatgcacatttaaGGGGATGGGGGTGTATCTGGAttatagatttatttttgttttgaactaGATCAGCTTTATCTAGTTTAATGTTTGTTCTGTTACCATTTGAAATTCAATTTCAGGTAGTTCTTCATCATATCAGAATAGGATGCATCATTAACTCTAAGAGGATGTTTTCATTTGGCATCTGCTATTTTCACCAAATGTCAAGGCTTGACATTTGCtatctttatctggttttggTGTATCACTCATACTGAGATTTTGTTTCTTATCTGATATTGATTTCAACTGTGACCAGCTGTGTTGCTAATAAAATCAACAGGCAAGTATCTGGCATTTAGTTCTTCACTgctagaggaaaagaaacaacccagtgacaaaaaaaagtaaagagatACTTTTCAATTAGGATGCTCGCCTGTATCCTCATATTATCCACCTCTTAGTACTTCTGTTGATGTTATATTTCTGACTGATTCCCTTGGGGAAGTCTCCATGGAAATCCTTGCCTCTCAGATGAAATATTCCTTTTTGCTCTCATCCACTGCTTCCTGGAGAGCGGGGTCATTTTTCAAAGCGGCATCTGCGCTTTCGGCAAACTCAGTTCCTTTGGCCTCGTTGGTGTGGTAGGTGCCCTTGTGCCTGTACATGTACCGGACCATCACCACCAGCAGGCAAATGAGGATGAATACCACGGCAGCAATCACACCTGGAAAGAGACCACTTAAATGTATCACCAGTAATAAACTCACAGCCAGACATCATGACTTGAATCGCTTGGTGGGGAAAAGCCCATGTGTTGTAAGATGTTTGCATGTTGCAGTGGCCAGAGTCAGAACACACTGGGAAAACCAAGATAGGGTATAGATACTGCAGGAATACAGGACAAATTCTCACTAGCTTTCTTTCAAATCAGTGGCTTGGTTTGATTGAACACATTGGAGCTAAAAGGTCACTGCAAAATGAGGAGAAATAAGAGAACATAAAGGAAAACCAATAggtttccttcctccttctggTAACATATACCCGGTGTTGCAGGCAACCCAACCCTGCCTTCTCGAGTGTTCTCAATTTCAGGAAATGTTCAGGGCAGAGTATTTCCAAGAAGACATTAAACAAAtagcaggagctgtgtggctCTGGAACTGCTCTGTCTTTTCAAGCTGCCATTTCATGCTGTGCTCTAATTAAGAAAGTCTGATTGTAATGAATGTGGAAGTGACACCTGGCAGAAGGAAGGGATTCTGGGTAGATCCTTCTTGTCTCCTGCACTAAGGCTAATTTCCAGCTATGTGTTGACTGGACAAAAATTTCTATGGATGAACCCAGTGTGCATAGGACCAAATGGTGAATGGAAGCACTCCTAGTGAAAGAAAGTAAATTCAAGATCCTTGTCTACTGTGAAAGGTAGAAGTCCATAAAAGAGGCAAGTCCTGACAAGTCCAAGGAATGACAAGTCCATGACAAGTCCATTGTTAAAAAACCTACAAACTCTAACCCTTTCCTCCCAGCTCAAATTTTTGACttaaaaatcctgaaaataaattgttttgaaGTTTATTCAAGTTGCATgacttttgtaatttttaaacatgtttttttgCACGGATCCAGGATGTGCTTATAAATGCTTttgctgtgattctgtaaaaGTACATGATACTGAGGTGATTCTATATTCTTATTAATAAACCAAACATTAAAGAAACACACAATAAAAAGAACTAGAATGGAACATTCCTAGGGCTTCCTCTGCTGTCAGTGAAGAGTGTGTCTGTTTTTGTCTTCCAGAAGTGAACTCTACATTTTCTCAGAACTGCTCTCTGGAAATGCCTGCTACTCTGCAGAGACAATGAGGGGAAGGTAGAGAGTATCTCTTTTCTGCATCTTATAGTCAAGATAAGCGGTGAGAGTGAGTATCTTCAAAGCTTTAGATTTATCAGTATCAGTAAACTGAGTGGGGATACCCTACTGGTGTGAAAACATAGGAATAGACAGAATATTAGCAGAGTAAATAAAGATTATAACTCTGCCTTAAAACATACTCCTTAACATTATCTCCCAGATTTCATGGTGTCTGGTTCTGGAATCTGAAGTTACTGCTAGCAGAAATGAAATTCCTTATACAAAGAACTctagatttaaaataatatcaTGGTTACAGTGTGGGCTTCATCAATTTTTAGGACCTCGCTGCTATCCCTTGACACAAGAGGCTCTAATAGGCTTTAGATGTAGCACAATATTAATAAGCCTAAGGGACTAAGTACAAATCAATTTACCTGCTACTTGTTCATAGAAAGCCGAAATTAAAGTTACAGGAGATGAGACCTGAGGGAAATATAGCAGAACCTCACCAATTTGCACTAATGATTGGTATAGCCCCTTGTGAATGACTGAAATTAGTGTGTTAGCATGGAAATGAacaaacacaataaaaataaaaagacaggTTCACTCCGTGAACATAGCTTTGCTCATTTATTCTGACAACTGTATTTAGTCTAAATGCATGAGAGAGCTTTAATGGAGCACCAGGAAATACAGTGTGGTGAATTCTGTAACAATAAAGGGTCAGCTGGTGTAAGCTAACATTGCTCAAATCAAAAGTGCTACACCAGTTCTGTACTGAAGCTTGACCCAGTGAATACTGAAGGAAATCAGGACTGTTTGGTATTTGTTTGTCCTGAAATGGGGAATGGATGGGGGTGTTACTGCTCAGTATATGGCTTATGCTCATTATCTCATCTCGTTATCTTGCAATAGCCCCTCTGGGAGCAGATTTCCCACTGGCCTAATTAACTCTAATTGTGCCGCTCCTGTTGTCTTGTCAGCAAAGTAGGGGATTTGCAAAATGCAAGAAATCAACAAACCTGCTGTTTTAATTCTTATTGTGCTGCTTAGTATGGTCTGGTACTCACCTCCAATAACAGCCacatctgctccagctgtggggcTCTCCACTTCTCCATCTATAAATAGAATAGAACATACAAAAGTTAATTATAAAAAAGGAATTGGATCATATAGAGCAGCAGTGACTGTACTGGCGGTGCTGTATTATTTTAACCTGTGAAACTCAGACCTTGATCAATATCTCTTGTTAGCAAAAGACATTTATGAAACTTCACATTAGAGTTAGCCATACTGTAACAGTTTTCTGCCACCAtaacactggaaaataaatagcTAGCACATTATGCAAACTATCGTGGCCCTCAGGGCAACACCTACTGTTTATTATGAGCACTTACCTGTAACATCCTCCAGTGAATGATTAAATTAAGAGCATTTAGGTACTGTGATTACTCTCAGAGAGGtagttttgggaaaaaaaggttgaTGTCTATTTATTCTCCCATTTATGGCTCTTCAGAGTATGGTCTGGATCTTGATTCGATGCAAATTAATCTGTATGTATTGATTTCAattagtatttatttatatgcaatgtcctgtttttcttcttagcatttgttttcttttaagcttACATTTGGAA from Corvus hawaiiensis isolate bCorHaw1 chromosome 7, bCorHaw1.pri.cur, whole genome shotgun sequence encodes the following:
- the GYPC gene encoding glycophorin-C, translating into MSSQNNATSQPHGEVESPTAGADVAVIGGVIAAVVFILICLLVVMVRYMYRHKGTYHTNEAKGTEFAESADAALKNDPALQEAVDESKKEYFI